GAGCTGGGTCTTATCTACAAAGTCGATGTCGACGAGAACCGGTTGATCCGCGTCGAGATGACCTTGACGGCGCCGGGATGTCCCGTCGCCGGACAGATCACGGAATCGGTCGAGACGGCCATCGGCACAGTGCCTGGCACCCTCGGCGTGGTCGTGAGCATCGTCTTCGAGCCGCCGTGGGAGCAGGGCCGCATGTCGGACGAGGCTCGGGTCTCGCTCGATATGTTCTGACCTTGAGATGTTTCGCGGCCTTAGCGGTCGCGAAACCGTTCAATTCATCTTTCCTTCTGATAAGCGGCTGAGAAATCAGCCGCTTTTTTATTGCCGGCGGGCTGCCTCGCCTGCCAGAGGCTGCAAATCGGCGATTGAGTCCCCATATCCGGATCACGAAATGGACTTCAGGGCTCAAGGAGCTAGGCATGGCCTCGAGATTTGCAATTATGTCCGTGACGGAGGCGGCGGCGGCGCGCGTCCGGGACTTGACGGAAACAGCCGGAAAGCCGGTGCTGGGTCTGCGGGTTGGCGTCAAGAACGGCGGCTGCGCCGGCATGGCCTATACTGTCGAATTCGCCGACGAGCTGGGGCCGCTCGATGAGGTTGTCGAAGACAAAGGCGTGAAGCTCGTCGTCGACCCGAAGGCGCTCATGTTTTTGCTCGGCACGGAGATGGATTATGAGACGAGCACTGTCTCTTCCGGCTTCGTCTTCCGCAATCCCAATCAGGTTGGGTCATGCGGCTGCGGTGAATCCGTCACATTGAAGCCGGCCGATGCGGTCAGCGCTTCCTCCTGAAACAAAGCTTGCCACGACCCCGCGCGGCAAGCTTTGACTTCGGCCTTTCGGCGGATAGGCTTTGGGCTTAGGCCTAATAGAATTGGCTCATTGACCAGCAAAGATAAACGCGGGGGGAAATCATGCGCGCCATTTTTGGGCTTGCGATCGGCCTTGCCTTGATCGCGGGGGGTAAGGCTATGGCGGAAACGCCGCTGCCGTCTCAGGCACCCGTGCCGGAGCAAATGCCTTTCAATATTCCCTATGGACCGACGGTCGATCTTGCGAAAGCCAAACAGCTCGCGGCGGTCGCCGAGGCCGAGGCCATCAAGCATAATTGGAAGATGGCGATTTCTGTCGTCGATCCTTCCGGCGCTCTCGTCTATTTCGAAAAGATCGACGATACGCAATTGGCCTCGGTGATCGTGTCGCAGAAAAAGGCCAGCACGGCGGCGCTCTATCGCCGGCCGACCGCGGTCTTCTACGATGCGATGGAGACAGGCCATCCCTCGGTTGCGACGCTCGATCCTCATCCGGTGGCGTCAGCCGGCGGATTTCCGCTCGTCGAAGGCGGTAAGCTGATCGGCGCGATCGGTTGCAGCGGCGGCGCGCCGGTTCAAGACGCGGTGGTCTGCAAGGCAGCGGTCGATACACTTCACTAGAACACGATTCACTCATCGAGCCGTCATTGCTTCGCTCGCAATGATGGTCTTCGTTGTGCTTTCGCCTTCACGAAACAATTGATCGTCCCGACCCCTTTGGGGCGACGGTGGCTGCCATATTTCCCTCCTGGATTGAACCGGGGAAGGGACCTATCATGGCGCGCGCGAGCTTGGGGTTTGTGATCGGTTTGACAATGATCGCCGGATGCGGTGCGGCCTTTGCGCAGGCGTCGACGCCGCTGCCGTCTCAGGCACCCGTGCCCGAGCAAATGCCTTTCAACATTCCGATCGGCCGGTCGATCGATCTCGCCAAAGCCAAGGAGCTTGCCGGCGCCGCCGAGACGGAGGCCGCAAAGCGCCATTGGAAGATGGCGATCTCGATCGTCGATCCCTCGGGCGAACTCGTCTATTTCGAGAAGATGGACGACACGCAATTCGCGTCGATCCAGATCGCGCAAGCTAAAGCCCGCACGGCCGCGCGTTTTCGCCGTCCGACCTCGGCTTTCTATGATGCGATCGAGACGGGCCATCCGTCGATCGCCGTGATCGACCCGACGCTCGTCGGCATACCCGGCGGCCTGCCGCTGGTCGAGAATGGCAAACTTATCGGGGGGATCGGCTGCAGCGGCGGTGCCAGCGTGCAGGATGCCGTCATCTGCAAGGCGGGGGCGGACAAGCTGCAATAAGCATGATCCCGAAAAGTTGCAGACTTTTCGGCTGAGATCATGCGTTAGAAAAAATGAAAAAGAACGCCATTGGGATGCCGGATGCGTTTCCGGCATGTGCCTTAGTCCTGCTCTTCGACGACCTTCACCGGTTTCAGCTTGACTGGCCGCAGCAGGAACATGGGAACGTGATCGCCCATGCCGACGACAGGCGGATCATTGGAGACTTGCGCGCGCGGCCGTCTTTCAGTCCGCTCGGGTGCGGCCACACGTTCGGGCGCGGCGCGTTCCGGCGCCTCGCGGCCGTCGCGGCGTCGCGATTTTACGTTTTGACGCGGCAAGCGCGGTGGCAGGACGTCATCTGGCTCAGCCGCGGCAATGGCGGGGCTCGGCCGCTCGCCCGACGAAGGCGATGCACGCCGCCAGTTCCCACGCCCGCCACGCGTGCGTCCGCGCGGCTCTTCCGCCGGTGCTTCTTCAGGCGCTTCCGAGGCCGATGGCTTTTCGTTCATCCATTCGATCTTGGTCGCGATGAGTTTTTCGATTTCGTCGATATATTTTTGATCGGCATGGGTCACGATGGAGAGTGCTATGCCGCTACGTCCGGCGCGCCCTGTACGTCCGATCCGATGCACATAATCCTCTGCATGAGTCGGGACGTCGAAATTGAAAACATGGCTGACGTCGGGAATGTCCAATCCGCGCGCCGCCACGTCCGAACAGACGATCAAAGCAACTTCGCCCGATTTGAACGCATCGAGCGAGGCCATGCGCGCGCGCTGATCCATGTCGCCATGCAAGGCGCCTACGGCGTAGCCGTGTTTTTGCAGCGAATTATGGAGCAGCGCGACATCGCGTTTGCGATTGCAGAAGATGATCGCATTTTTGAAATTCTCGGCGTCCTTCGCTTCGCCGATGAGCCTGCGCAAAGTCTCGCGCTTGGCCGCGCCTGGCGCGGAGGCGACGAGCTTTTGGGTAATCGTGCTTGCGGTCGAGGAGGGCGGGGCGACTTCGATCCTGACGGGGTTATGCAGGAACGTGTCGACGAGACGGGTGATTTCGGGCGGCATGGTTGCCGAGAAGAACAAGGTCTGCCGCGTGAAGGGAACAAGCTTGCAGATGCGCTCGATGTCGGGAATGAAGCCCATGTCGAGCATGCGGTCGGCTTCGTCGATGACCAGAATTTCAATGCCGGTCAGAAGCAATTTGCCGCGCTCGGAAAAATCGAGCAGCCGGCCGGGTGTCGCAATCAGGACATCGGCGCCGCGGGTGATCTTGGTTTCCTGATCGCCGAAGGACATGCCGCCGATCAGAAGCGCGACATTGAGTTTGTGGTTGACGCCGTAACGCGTGAAGCTCTCTTCGACTTGGGCGGCCAGTTCGCGCGTCGGTTCGAGGATCAATGTGCGTGGCATTCGCGCCCGCGCGCGGCCCATTTCCAGGCGGCACAGCATCGGCAAGGTGAAGGCCGCCGTCTTGCCCGTGCCCGTCTGAGCAATGCCTAAAATATCGCGGCCGGCGAGGGCATAGGGTATGGCCTGCTCTTGGATGGGCGTCGGGTTTGTATAGCCGGAGGCATCGACGGCTTGCAGAACCTTTTCACTAAGGCCGAGTTCTCGAAACGACATTCTAATCCTAAGAAAAAACGAACATGAGGTTGGTTGAGTTGGCGATTGCATCGAGCAATGCGTGCCGGCGAATACCTGCTTCAGCCATCGTCTGTTCGAATCGCATATTTTGCAGCGGAGCCTTACCCGTTGCCGAAGCGCAGCTCTGTAATTTGAGATTGCGAAAGCCCGTGCCGACAGTCGAATGACGACACAGAGTTTGGCTTGCTTTTAGTCTTTAATGGGAAAGCAAAAAACGTGCGTTCGCTTTCTTGAAAAGAACGAAATCGCTCTTTTGTGCCGCGTCTGTGACGAGGCGGCATCTCACGTTCCCCACACATATGAGGCTAAAGTGCTGAAATGACAAGTCCTGCGAGGGCCGATTGCCTGGGGATAGAAGCTGAAACGCGCCAAAATGCCGCGCTATGTTTAACGGCTCTCAACTGGGGCTTTCTCTTTAAAAACAATAAGGCTCCGCCATTTCTGGCGAAGCCTTGCTTGAAATCGAAGGATTTTATACGGCGAAGCTTGAACCGCAACCGCAAGAAGCGGTGGCCGCCGGATTCGAAACCTTGAACATGCGGCCCATCAGATCGTCGATGAAATCGATCTGGCAGCCCTTCAGAAATTCGAGCGAGATCTGATCGACGAGAACGGTCGCGCCTTCGCGCTCCAGGACGAGATCGTCTTCGTTGCGCTCGGTGGTCACGGTATAGGTATATTGGAAACCCGAGCAGCCGCCGCCATCGACGCCGACGCGCAGAACCGAGCCGGGGGCCTCGGTCTTCATGATTTCTGCTACGCGGCGCGCGGCCGCCTCGGTAAGAATGACGACGGGGGCGTCGACGGTTGCGGCTTCACTCATGGGGAAAACCTCGGAATGATTGGGACTGGAGGAGGCCTCCGCGCCACAGCGCTTGCCTCGTTTCGATTTAGAGAAGATACGTCGCCTTGCCCCTAACTGCAACAAGTTAGGCCGGAAAACGAGTTTTCATGAAAGATTCCAGTTATCTCCCCCGGCGGGCCTCCTATGCCTCGGACGCCGCCCGCAGCCGCGGCCGTCTCTTGAGCGAGCCGTCCTCGCCGACTCGCACCGAATTTCAACGCGATCGCGACCGGATCATCCATTCGACCGCCTTCCGCAGGCTTGCCCACAAGACCCAGGTCTTCGTGCCGCATGAGGGCGACCATTTCCGGACGCGCCTCACCCATTCGATCGAAGTCGGTCAGATTGCCCGCGCGATTGCCCGGGCGCTCGGTCTCGACGACGACCTCGCCGAGGCGCTGGCTCTGGCCCATGACCTCGGCCATACGCCCTTCGGGCATACGGGCGAGGACGTTCTCGACGAGCTGATGGCGCCTTACGGCGGGTTCGATCATAACGCCCAGGCGCTCAGGATCGTCACCAAATTGGAGCGGCGCTACGCGACCTTCGACGGCCTCAATCTGACCTGGGAGACGCTTGAAGGGCTCGTCAAGCACAATGGGCCGCTTCTGGAAAAGGATGGCACGCCGGTGCCGCGTTATGCCGAGCGGGGCCTTCCGATGGCACTCGTCGAATATGACGCGATCAATCCCTTGGAGCTTGCGAGCTTTGCCAGCGGCGAAGCCCAGGCGGCAGCCATCGCCGACGATATCGCCTATAATGCACATGATATAGACGATGGGCTGCGCGCCGAAATCCTCGATTTCCAGCAGATCTCGGAAACCGATTTTCTGCGCGACATCGGCAGCGAGATCGAATCGCTTTATCCGGGTCTCGAAAAGCCGCGCGTCATTCACGAGCTGGTGCGGCGCATGATTACCCATTTCATCGAGGACGCCATCGAAGAAAGCCGGCGTCGTCTGTCGGAAGCGAAGATCGAAAGCGTCGAGGAGATCCGGGCCCGCGGCGAGCCCGTCATCGGTTTCTCGGAAGCGACGAACAGCGTCGATCGCATGGTGAAGAGCTTCCTGTTCCAGCATATGTATCGGCACCCGAACGTCACCCGCATCAGGGCCGATGCGCATGAAGTCATCATCAATCTGTTTCGCAGCTTCTTTGCCGAGGTCGAGCTGATGCCGAAAGAATGGGCGCATATGGCAGCGGCGATGCCGCCGAAGGAAGAAGCGCGCCGCGCGCGCCTCGTCTGCGATTATATTGCCGGCATGACCGATCGTTTCGCGCTGGCCGAACACCGCCGTCTTTTTGACGTTGCACCTGAACTCAGATAGGGCGCGATACTATCGCCATGAATATTTTTGCTGAATTCCAAGAGCGCATCGCATCGCATCTGGCGCGGATCGTGGCTTCCGGCCGCTTGCCGGCCGATCTCGATCTCGGCCGTTTTGTCGTCGAGCCGCCGCGCGACGCGACGCATGGCGATCTCGCGACCAATGCCGCCATGGTCTATGCGAAAGAAGCCAAGGCTTCCTTTGCCAATCCGCGCCAGCTCGCAACCGAAATCGCGGCCGTTCTTGCCGACGATCCAGATGTTGCGCAAGCCGAAGTGGCGGGTCCTGGCTTCATCAATATCCGCCTAAAGCCGGAAGTCTGGAGCAAGGTGCTGCTGGCGGCCTTGACGCAAGGCGCGGCTTTCGGCCAAGCGGGACCGGCGCCGGCGCTCGCCGCCCGCAAGATCAATATCGAATATGTCTCGGCCAATCCGACGGGCCCCATGCATGTCGGCCATTGCCGGGGGGCGGTCTTCGGCGATGCGCTCGCCAATCTTCTCGCCTATGCCGGCTATGACGTGACGCGCGAATATTATATCAACGATGCCGGCGCGCAGATCGATGTGCTCGCACGCTCCGCTTATCTGCGTTACCGCGAGGCGACGGGCGAGGAGATCGGTGCGATCCCGGAAGGGCTTTATCCTGGCGACTATTTAAAGCCCGTCGGCGAAGCGCTTGCGAACGAATACGGGATATCTCTCCTCAGCAAGACGGAGCCCGAATGGCTCGAGATGGTGCGGGTCATTTCGATCGAGGCCATGATGGGCATGATCCGCGACGATCTCGCCGCGCTCAACATCACCCATGAAGTCTTTTTCTCCGAACGCTCGCTGACGCGCGGCGCGGAAGGCGACGCGGTCATACGCGCGATCCAAGACCTGCGCGACAAAGGTCTCGTCTATGAAGGCCGTTTGCCGCCGCCCAAGGGCCAGCTCCCGGACGATTGGGAGGATCGCGAACAGACCCTGTTCAAGTCGACCGATTTCGGCGACGACGTCGACCGGCCTTTGATGAAGTCGGACGGCAGCTACACGTATTTCGCCTCCGATATCGCCTATCACAAGATCAAAATCGAACGCGGCTATGCGACTTTGATCGATGTCTGGGGCGCCGATCATGGCGGCTATGTCAAACGGATGCAGGCCGCGGTCGCGGCGCTGTCCGGCGAGAAAACCGTCCTCGACGTGAAACTATGCCAGCTCGTGAAGCTGATGCGGAACGGCGAGCCGGTCAAAATGTCGAAACGGGCAGGGGATTTCGTCACTCTGCGCGAAGTCGTCGATGAGGTCGGCGTCGATGCCGTGCGCTTCATGATGCTGTTTCGGAAAAACGACGCGCCGCTCGACTTCGACTTGAGCAAAGTCGTGGAACAGTCGAAAGACAATGCGGTTTTTTACGTGCAATATGCTCATGCACGCGGAAAATCAGTGCTACGGCAGGCGCTTACCACATTTGCCGGAAGTGATTTCTCAACCGAGAGCTTGGCTGGAGCCGACCTCTCTTTATTGACCGACGAGGGTGAGCTCGGGCTTATAAAGTTGATCGGGCAGTTTCCGCGCGCGATAGACGCTGCCGCCGCGGCGCACGAGCCGCATAGAGTAGCGTTTTATTTGCACGACCTGGCCTCGCTCTTCCACTCGCATTGGACGCGGGGCAAAGATCAGCCACAATTACGCTTTGTTAATGAAGATACTTCAAATTTGACCTTTGCGAGGCTGGCTTTGGTGACAGCCTTGACTTCGGTTCTTGCCTCGGGACTGAATATCCTGGGTGTCAGCGCACCAGAAGAAATGCGTTAAAACGCGGATTTAGAGTGCGTTTTACAGGACTTACGGGAAATAAACGCAAATTTTTGCCCGTTTGTTGCTGGATCGCCGCGATATTTTGGCCCGAAAGTCATGATGCTATTGGGCCGAATCTTACGGTTGCGAGGTATTGAGTTATGAGTGAGCCAGCAGCTAAGCGCCCGATGATCGATCTGGACGAATTCGAACGGCGTCTGCGCCGTCCGACGCCAGCAGCTGTGCATTCTCAGGAGGATCCGCTGGCCGAACTCGCCCGCCTTGTCGGCGGCGTCCAGGAAGATCCATTCAAAAACGTTTTCGAGCAGGACCGGCATCTGCCGCGTTCGCCGCGCTTCGCATCGGCTCAGGGCGGCGCAGCGCGCGTCGTGCAGACGGCGCCGCGGGTGCAGGCCGCGCCGCGCGTCGTGCAGGAGGATTTCGGCGCCGAGGACTATGCTGCGAGCGATCAGCATTTGCATGGCACGATTCATCCGCAAGTTTATGCCGATCAAAGCTATGCCGAACCGGATTATGCCGAGACTTATGCTCACGACGAGCAGGCGATGATGGCGGCTCAGGCCGGCTATCACGCGGCCTCGGCCGAAGATGAGAATTATGCCTGGTCGGAGGCGGGAGCGCCTGTCGGGGCTGCCGAGCCGATGAGGTCTGCGCTCGCCGATGCGCCGCGTTCGCGCCGGCCGCTTTATGTGATGGCTGCGATCATCGCAGCAGGCATCGCGGGGATCGGCGTCAGCTTCGCCTATAAGAGCAAGTCCGGGCCGCATGAACTCGCTATGATCAAGGCGATGAGCGGCCCGACCAAGGTCCAGCCGGATTCGCCCGGCGGCGCTGATGTTGCGAACCAGGATGCATCCATTCTCGACAAGACGCCGCAGCCGACGCCGGTGGCACTCGTCGATCACCAGGAGCGGCCCGTCGATCTCGGGCGTCAGCAGGCTGCGCCGCGGACCATCATGGCGGATGCCGCAGGATCCATGGGCGCGGCCAGCGTTCCCGTTCCTCCGCCGCCAACCAGCCAGCAAGCCGCGGCACCGCAGAACATCCAGTCCTATGGGATCGGTGCTCTGATCGAACCGAAGAAGGTCAAGACCGTCTCCGTGCGGTCCGACGGCACGCTGCTGCCAAACGATACGCCGCCGCAAATGCCGCAAAGCGCGCCCGCCGCTGCTCCTGCCATGCAGGCGCCGCATCCGGCAGCGCCCGCGACCTCGGGTGCAACGACGCCGAAGCCCGCAACGCCGAAGTCGACGGCACGTGTCGTCACCACGCCGAAGCCGCAGTCGGCCGAGCAGCAGGTTGCCGACGACAACGGCGAGGCGCCCACTGCGCCGGCCGCCGCCACGCCGGTGGCTCCGGCGCCCGTGAAACCGAAGCCTGCATCTGCGAAGCCGATGAAGGTCGCCGAAACGGAAACCACGGATTCCATTCCGGATGGCGCGGACAAACATGCCTCGGGCGGTTCATTCGCCGTGCAATTGGCAGCTCCCGGATCCGAACAGGAAGCGCATGACCTGACCAACAAGCTCGCATCGAAATTCGGCAGCGAGCTTAAGGGCCACCACCTCACCTATCACCGGGCGAAAGTGAACGACAAAACCGTCTTCCGTGTCCGCGCGGCCGGGATGTCTCACGAAGAGGCAACAGGGATTTGCCAGAAGCTCCAGGCGAGCGGTGGCTCCTGCTTTGTCGCAAAGGACTAGGCCGGAACTTGAAAGCACACAATTGAGATGCGCGCTTTCGTCTGCGGCTGCTCCGGCTTGGTGCTGAGCGAGGACGAACGCGCCTTCCTGCGTGAGACTGAGCCTTTCGGTCTTATTCTCTTCAAGCGAAACATCGACACACCCGCGCAAGTGAAGGCGCTTGCCGACGCTTTCGCCGATTGTCTCGGCCGCGACCATGCCGCGATCCTCATCGATCAGGAAGGCGGAAGGGTCCAGCGCCTCGGGCCGCCGCATTGGCGGACCTATCCGCCGGCTTTCCGCTTCGGGCAGACGCGTCTGCCGCTCGACCGGCAAGCCAAGCTCGTGCGCGGCGCCGCGCGGATCATGGCGCATGATCTCCGGGAACTTGGCATCACGGTCGATTGTCTGCCGGTGCTCGATGTGCCGGTGCCGGGCAGCCATAGCGTCATTGGCGACCGCGCCTATGGCGATACGCCCGAGACCGTGGCGACGCTCGGCCGAGCTGCGGCCGAAGGGCTGCTCGATGGCCATGTGCTGCCGGTGATGAAACATGTGCCGGGCCACGGCCGCGCCATGGCCGACAGCCATATGGAACTGCCGATCGTAACGGTGCCGGTCGAAGCTTTGAGGCAAAGCGATTTCGCGCCGTTCAAGGCAAACGCGGATCTGCCCGCCGCGATGACTGCGCATGTCGTCTATGAGGCGCTCGATCCCGAGCGGCCCGCGACACTCTCGCCTCTGGTCGTCGAGACGATCATCCGGCATGAAATCGGCTTCGACGGGCTGTTGATCAGCGACGATCTCTCGATGCGCGCGCTGAAAGGCTCATTTCGCGACCGGGCCGAGGGCCTTTTCGCGGCAGGCGTCGACATAGCGCTTCATTGCAACGGCGACCTGCAAGAGGCGCGCGCCGTCGCCGCCGGCACGCCTCTGCTCGAAGGCAAAGCTCTGGAACGGGCGGACGCCGCCATGGCCAGGCTCGGCGGCAAGCCTGCCGCGGGCGATTTCGATCCTGTGGACGCCTGGAAAGCGATCGAAGCCGAGCTTGCGATCACCGCTTGATCGGGCCATGATTCCGATAAAGTAACCATGCGTTAGGAGATTGATTCGGTGGCGGACCTGCCGTTCGACGAACAAGAGCAAATCAAGAGCGAAGGCGAGGCTGCTTTTCTGGTCGATCTCGACGGTTTCGAAGGGCCGCTCGACCTTTTGCTCGATCTTGCGCGCCGGCAGAAGGTCGATCTGCACAAAATCTCGGTCCTGGCGCTTGCCGATCAATATCTCTCCTTCATCGCCGAGGCGCGGCGCGTGCGGCTCGAACTCGCCGCCGATTATCTCGTCATGGCGGCGTGGCTTGCCTATCTGAAATCCAGGCTTTTGCTGCCGCAAGGTCCGCAAGATGCGGAGCCCGACGGTACCGAGCTTGCCGAAGCGCTCGCGTTGCGCCTGCAAAGGCTGGAGGCGATCCGCGCCGCGGCCGATGCGCTCGTCAACCGGCCGCGCCTCGATCGCGATGTCTTCCGCCGCGGCCAGCCCGAGCAGCTCAACATCATCTCGACCACGTTTTGGCAGGTGAGCCTCTACGATCTTCTGTCCGCCTATGCACGGCAAAGACAGAAACAGGCGCTCTCGACCATGCATATGCCAAAGCGCTTGGTCTGGTCGCTGATCGAGGCGCGAGCGGCGCTTGAGAAGCTCGCCGGTCAGGCCTTGGACTGGACGTCGCTTGATTCCTATCTCATCGAATATTGCACGACGCCCGAGATGCGGCGCACGGTTCGCGCCTCGGCTTTGTCGGCCATGCTCGAAATGGTCAAGGAGGGTACGGTCGCGATCAGACAGGACCGGGCCTTCGCCCCGATCTGGATCAAGAGTGCGCCGCGTGTGGTGGATGCGGCACCGGTTTGATGGCACTCGGCGGTTAAGTTTTGGAGGAGAGATTTTTGGGCGAGATCGCAAGATTGTTTCCGCACCTTGAAGGTGAAACGAAGATCGAGAACGAATCTGAGTCCTCTGACGCGCTTTTTGGCGAGGCCATCCGCATCGCGGAAGCCATGCTGTTTGCCGCGGCTGATCTTCTGGACGAAGGCGAGATCGCCAGGCGCATGCCCAATGGCATCGCCGTTTCGCAGGTGCTGGCGCAATTGAAGCAGGATTATGCCGCGCGCGGCGTCAATCTCGTGCGGGTGGGTCATAAGTGGATGTTCCGCACGGCGGCGGATCTCGGCTGGCTTTTGTCGCGGACCGAAACCGAGCCGAAGAAACTCTCCCGCGCGGCACTCGAGACGCTTGCGATCGTCGCTTATCATCAGCCTGTGACGCGCGCCGAGATCGAGGATATTCGCGGCGTCGGCATTTCAAAAGGCACGCTCGATCTGTTGCTCGAAACCGGCTGGGTGCGTCTGCGCGGTCGCCGCAAAGCGCCGGGACGCCCTGTCACTTATGCAACGACCGAGACTTTCCTATTGCATTTCGGCCTCGAAGCGATCGGCGATCTGCCGGGCCTCGAAGAGCTGAAAGGGGCCGGGCTTTTCGACGGCCGCCTGCCGAAGGAATTCCAGATTCCGCTGCCGAACGACGATCTGGCTTTGACCGCGGACGAAGATCCGCTCGAAGACGAAGCCCTGGAGCCCTTGCTCGACATCGACCAGCCTGATCCGGAGCGCGAGCAAGAGCCGGAAGAGGGCGACGGCGAGGGCGACGATTTCAATGACAAGCCGCTCGAAGACGACGACGGCGAGATCGAAGATTAGAAGCACGATCCGGGGTCAGGACTTCATCGTGACCTGAGGAGCGTCATTGCGAGCGAAGCGAAGCAATCCAGAGGCAGCCCGCTCAGACAATGGCATGGATTGCTTCGGAGCCATAAGCCGGCCTTCAGCCGGGCGTCTTTATTCTTTTCGACGGGCGTGCAGAGCACGCCCGTTGGCTCACGGCTCGATGATTGAGTCCTGATCCTAAACCAGCGGTTTTTCAATGCTCAAAAATGAGCATGAAAAACGCCATGAAGAGGATGAGATGCACCGCGCCTTGCAGGACGTTGGTGCGGCCGCTCGCAAAGGTCACGACGCTGACGGCGAGCGTCAATAGCAGCATGAGAAAATCTGTGTGCTCAAGGCCAAGCGTGATATCGCGGCCGGTGACATGGCTGACGATCAAAATCCCCGGCACGGTCAGCCCGATGGTCGAGAGCACCGAGCCCAGAAAGATGTTCACCGACCGCTGCAAATGGTTGGCAACGGCCGCGCGGACGGCGCCGATGGCTTCCGGCGTTGCAACGAGAACCGCCATGATCACACCGCCGAGCACCGCCGGAGCGT
The Methyloferula stellata AR4 DNA segment above includes these coding regions:
- the nagZ gene encoding beta-N-acetylhexosaminidase, with amino-acid sequence MRAFVCGCSGLVLSEDERAFLRETEPFGLILFKRNIDTPAQVKALADAFADCLGRDHAAILIDQEGGRVQRLGPPHWRTYPPAFRFGQTRLPLDRQAKLVRGAARIMAHDLRELGITVDCLPVLDVPVPGSHSVIGDRAYGDTPETVATLGRAAAEGLLDGHVLPVMKHVPGHGRAMADSHMELPIVTVPVEALRQSDFAPFKANADLPAAMTAHVVYEALDPERPATLSPLVVETIIRHEIGFDGLLISDDLSMRALKGSFRDRAEGLFAAGVDIALHCNGDLQEARAVAAGTPLLEGKALERADAAMARLGGKPAAGDFDPVDAWKAIEAELAITA
- a CDS encoding segregation and condensation protein A, producing MADLPFDEQEQIKSEGEAAFLVDLDGFEGPLDLLLDLARRQKVDLHKISVLALADQYLSFIAEARRVRLELAADYLVMAAWLAYLKSRLLLPQGPQDAEPDGTELAEALALRLQRLEAIRAAADALVNRPRLDRDVFRRGQPEQLNIISTTFWQVSLYDLLSAYARQRQKQALSTMHMPKRLVWSLIEARAALEKLAGQALDWTSLDSYLIEYCTTPEMRRTVRASALSAMLEMVKEGTVAIRQDRAFAPIWIKSAPRVVDAAPV
- the scpB gene encoding SMC-Scp complex subunit ScpB, with translation MGEIARLFPHLEGETKIENESESSDALFGEAIRIAEAMLFAAADLLDEGEIARRMPNGIAVSQVLAQLKQDYAARGVNLVRVGHKWMFRTAADLGWLLSRTETEPKKLSRAALETLAIVAYHQPVTRAEIEDIRGVGISKGTLDLLLETGWVRLRGRRKAPGRPVTYATTETFLLHFGLEAIGDLPGLEELKGAGLFDGRLPKEFQIPLPNDDLALTADEDPLEDEALEPLLDIDQPDPEREQEPEEGDGEGDDFNDKPLEDDDGEIED